Proteins from a single region of Chengkuizengella sediminis:
- a CDS encoding TetR/AcrR family transcriptional regulator → MGKLSTKEKIINASLELFSEKGYKATTIKEIAEKVGMKELTVYRHFGKKEKILERINTMITTPLPIIESYLENEAVYHLEQDLSKILTIMERELNKNKQIIKFICREKIDLPDKYLNGKILVEYFDIMKQKGKIKSSFEYESLTLLFFSSILTSFILKERFKNEKIAFLIENDQYKETIVSLFTEALKSNNTVLK, encoded by the coding sequence TTGGGTAAATTATCTACTAAAGAAAAAATAATCAATGCTTCTCTTGAATTATTTTCTGAGAAGGGATATAAAGCAACAACGATAAAAGAAATTGCTGAAAAAGTAGGAATGAAAGAACTCACCGTTTATCGACATTTTGGCAAAAAGGAAAAAATTCTTGAACGTATTAATACCATGATTACGACACCTCTTCCAATCATCGAAAGTTACCTTGAAAATGAAGCTGTGTATCATCTAGAACAAGACTTATCTAAAATTTTGACTATAATGGAAAGAGAGCTTAACAAAAATAAGCAGATCATTAAATTCATCTGTAGAGAAAAAATTGACCTTCCCGATAAATATTTGAATGGGAAAATTTTAGTGGAGTATTTTGATATCATGAAGCAAAAAGGAAAGATCAAATCTTCTTTTGAATATGAATCATTAACTTTATTATTTTTTTCAAGTATCTTAACGTCTTTTATTTTAAAAGAACGATTTAAAAATGAAAAAATTGCATTTTTAATCGAGAATGATCAATATAAAGAAACGATAGTGAGTCTTTTTACAGAAGCATTAAAATCAAATAATACAGTTCTAAAATAA
- a CDS encoding recombinase family protein yields MSIIGYARVSTKDQGLENQMEALNEYGCERIYSEKQSGIKSAREELIKTLDNLRTGDSLVVYKIDRLARSTFDLYKIARELDERSISLVFIKEQIDFSTPSGKLMFTMLGAIVEFERDLIKERTAEGRERAKAQGKHMGRPSQDPKKIQQALILYNERESNGMRLDDIVKKTGIPRSSIYAEVKKTKKVNLNE; encoded by the coding sequence ATGTCTATTATTGGATATGCACGTGTTTCTACTAAAGATCAAGGTCTAGAAAATCAAATGGAAGCTTTAAATGAATATGGATGCGAACGAATTTATTCAGAAAAACAAAGTGGTATAAAATCAGCTCGAGAAGAGTTAATAAAAACCTTAGATAATTTGAGAACAGGAGATTCCTTAGTCGTTTATAAAATTGATCGACTTGCTAGATCCACATTTGATTTATATAAAATCGCACGAGAATTAGATGAAAGAAGTATTTCTCTGGTATTCATTAAGGAACAAATTGATTTCTCTACTCCATCTGGTAAATTAATGTTCACCATGCTTGGGGCGATTGTAGAGTTTGAACGGGATCTTATCAAAGAGAGAACAGCTGAAGGAAGAGAACGAGCAAAAGCACAAGGAAAACATATGGGCAGACCTTCTCAAGATCCAAAGAAAATACAGCAGGCATTAATACTATATAATGAACGTGAAAGTAATGGAATGAGGTTAGATGACATCGTAAAAAAAACAGGCATACCACGTTCTAGTATTTATGCTGAGGTGAAAAAAACAAAAAAAGTTAATTTAAATGAATAG